One window of the Chitinivorax sp. B genome contains the following:
- a CDS encoding nitronate monooxygenase, which translates to MWTNTEITRRLGLTVPIIQGPFGGGLSSVTLTATVAEAGGLGSFGAHHLSGAQINEIAKAIRAQTARPFALNLWIPYQDSDNPLISDSDFAQHAARLAPYYRELGIPLPIQPVRYMPAYEEQIDALLAARPAVFSFVYGIPAADVLARCRELDIVTMGTATTPDEARLLDQAGVDMIVATGAEAGGHRVSFLQPAEESLTGTLALVPQVVDAVDAPVIAAGGIADGRGIAAALMLGAQAVQIGTAFLACRESATSDLHRAMLFSPEARYTMLSRAGTGRLARFIRNRFVDEMRPYEASFPSYPIHSWFTSPIKVAAISQHRPDLVPMYAGQGAGLLRHHDARSLLDALVTEVDAAIRF; encoded by the coding sequence ATGTGGACAAATACAGAAATTACACGACGGCTTGGTCTGACCGTCCCAATTATCCAGGGTCCTTTTGGTGGTGGACTATCGTCGGTGACGTTGACCGCTACCGTAGCGGAAGCTGGGGGATTGGGCTCGTTTGGCGCCCATCATTTGAGTGGGGCACAAATCAACGAGATAGCTAAGGCCATTCGGGCGCAAACAGCGCGCCCATTTGCACTCAATCTTTGGATACCCTATCAGGACAGTGACAACCCGCTTATCAGTGATAGCGACTTTGCACAACACGCGGCGCGATTGGCGCCTTACTATCGGGAACTGGGCATTCCCTTGCCGATCCAGCCAGTGCGATATATGCCTGCCTATGAGGAACAGATCGATGCGCTGCTGGCAGCGCGCCCAGCGGTATTCAGTTTTGTTTATGGCATACCGGCGGCCGATGTGCTTGCTCGTTGTCGGGAGCTTGATATCGTTACAATGGGCACTGCGACCACGCCAGATGAGGCAAGGCTATTGGATCAAGCCGGTGTGGACATGATTGTTGCTACCGGGGCGGAGGCGGGCGGCCATCGGGTATCGTTTTTGCAACCCGCAGAAGAATCATTGACTGGTACGTTGGCGTTAGTTCCCCAGGTCGTCGATGCAGTCGATGCACCCGTCATTGCTGCCGGCGGCATTGCGGACGGACGGGGTATTGCAGCGGCACTGATGTTGGGCGCGCAAGCCGTACAGATCGGTACAGCGTTTCTCGCTTGCCGTGAATCTGCCACCAGTGACCTGCATCGCGCCATGCTTTTTAGTCCGGAGGCCAGATACACGATGCTAAGTCGTGCCGGGACAGGTCGACTTGCACGCTTCATTCGCAATCGATTTGTGGATGAGATGCGCCCATATGAGGCGAGCTTTCCAAGCTACCCGATTCACAGTTGGTTTACCAGCCCGATCAAGGTGGCGGCTATTTCTCAGCACCGTCCTGATTTGGTCCCAATGTATGCGGGGCAGGGGGCTGGACTACTACGACATCATGATGCCCGGTCACTGTTGGACGCACTGGTGACGGAGGTGGATGCGGCCATCCGATTTTGA
- the gstA gene encoding glutathione transferase GstA, whose amino-acid sequence MKLFYSPGACSLVPHIMLHEAGLAFSLVRVDTAEHQTAQGADYYVVNPKGQVPLLELEDGQYLSEGPVIAQYIGDRAARHDLMPVAGSMARYRVMEWQNYITSELHKSFSPLFHSALDTTGKAVFTAALHKKFEWVSGQLQGKHYLTGDHFTAADAYLFVVAGWAKHVGLDLSPHLALGEFLKRVASRPAVQSAMRAEGLLN is encoded by the coding sequence ATGAAACTCTTTTACTCTCCAGGTGCATGCTCATTGGTGCCCCACATCATGTTACATGAAGCTGGGCTTGCATTCTCGCTGGTCCGTGTCGACACGGCCGAACATCAGACTGCGCAAGGGGCGGACTACTATGTGGTTAACCCGAAGGGGCAGGTGCCACTGCTGGAACTGGAAGATGGTCAGTACTTGAGCGAAGGACCAGTCATTGCCCAGTATATTGGTGACCGTGCCGCACGACACGACTTGATGCCCGTTGCGGGGAGTATGGCTCGTTACCGGGTGATGGAATGGCAAAATTACATCACCTCTGAACTGCACAAATCGTTCAGCCCTCTGTTTCATTCAGCACTAGACACAACAGGCAAAGCGGTGTTCACGGCCGCATTGCACAAAAAGTTCGAATGGGTATCTGGTCAGTTGCAAGGCAAACATTACCTGACGGGTGACCATTTCACCGCAGCCGATGCTTATCTATTTGTAGTGGCTGGTTGGGCAAAACATGTTGGGCTGGATCTGTCCCCTCACTTGGCTTTAGGTGAATTCTTAAAACGGGTTGCTAGTAGACCAGCGGTTCAGTCGGCAATGCGGGCTGAAGGGTTGCTGAACTAG